Proteins from a genomic interval of Gordonia sp. SL306:
- a CDS encoding DNA-directed RNA polymerase subunit beta': MLDVNYFDELKIGLATADDIHNWSYGEVKKPETINYRTLKPEKDGLFCEKIFGPTRDWECYCGKYKRVRFKGIICERCGVEVTRAKVRRERMGHIELAAPVTHIWYFKGVPSRLGYLLDLAPKDLEKIIYFAAYVITSVDDELRHAELSTREAEIEVEKKAIADQRDVDLNERQQKLEQDLAELEAEGAKADVRRKVRDGAEREMRRMRDHAQRALDDLEEIWDRFVKLSPGELIIDEKLYRQLDERFGEYFAGAMGAEAIKKLLETFDIDAEADSLRETIRSGKGQKKLRALKRLKVVAAFQQSGNSPLGMVLDAVPVIPPELRPMVQLDGGRFATSDLNDLYRRVINRNNRLKRLIDLGAPEIIVNNEKRMLQESVDALFDNGRRGRPVTGPGNRPLKSLSDLLKGKQGRFRQNLLGKRVDYSGRSVIVVGPQLKLHQCGLPKLMALELFKPFVMKRLVDLNQAQNIKSAKRMVERQRPAVWDVLEEVIAEHPVLLNRAPTLHRLGIQAFEPQLVEGKAIQLHPLVCEAFNADFDGDQMAVHLPLSSEAQAEARILMLSSNNILSPASGRPLAMPRLDMVTGLYYLTTLTDGAAGEYSAANSDDVERGVYSTPAEAIMAVDRGALTVQSAIKVRLTDQRPPAEIEAAEFPDGWKYGQPWQLETTLGRVLFNELLPVEYPFVNEQMPKKRQAVIINDLAERYPMIVVAQTVDKLKDVGFHWATRSGVTISMADVLVPPAKKEILDKYEERADGLERKFQRGALTPEERRDALVEIWKQATEEVGQAMEAHYPDDNPIPMIVKSGAAGNMTQIRSLAGMKGLVTNPKGEFIPRPIKSSFREGLTVAEYFINTHGARKGLADTALRTADSGYLTRRLVDVSQDVIVRETDCGTERGITTTIAEKQADGTLIRDAHVETSTYARTLAQDALDENGAVIVERGHDLGDPAIEALLAAGITEVKVRSVLTCTTGTGVCAMCYGRSMATGKLVDIGEAVGIIAAQSIGEPGTQLTMRTFHQGGVGEDITGGLPRVQELFEARVPKGKAPIAEVSGRIRLEDDDRFYKITIVPDDGSEEVVYDKISKRQRLRVFKHDDGSERLLADGDHVEVGQQLMEGAADPHEVLRVMGPRQVQVHLVNEVQEVYRSQGVSIHDKHIETIVRQMLRRVTIIDSGATEFLPGSLTERAEFENANRRVVTEGGEPAAGRPVLMGITKASLATESWLSAASFQETTRVLTDAAINSRSDKLIGLKENVIIGKLIPAGTGINRYRNIQVQPTEEARAAAYAVPSYDDTYYSPDGTFGAPAGAAVPLDDYGFSNDYR; this comes from the coding sequence GTGCTCGACGTCAATTACTTCGACGAACTCAAGATCGGTCTTGCGACGGCCGATGACATCCACAACTGGTCGTACGGTGAGGTCAAGAAGCCGGAGACGATCAACTACCGCACGCTCAAGCCCGAGAAGGACGGCCTGTTCTGCGAGAAGATCTTCGGACCGACTCGCGACTGGGAGTGCTACTGCGGCAAGTACAAGCGCGTGCGCTTCAAGGGCATCATCTGTGAGCGCTGCGGCGTGGAGGTGACCCGCGCCAAGGTGCGTCGTGAGCGGATGGGCCACATCGAGCTGGCCGCCCCGGTCACCCACATCTGGTACTTCAAGGGTGTGCCGAGCCGTCTCGGCTACCTGCTCGACCTCGCGCCGAAGGATCTCGAGAAGATCATCTACTTCGCCGCGTACGTGATCACCTCGGTGGACGACGAGCTGCGCCACGCGGAGCTCTCGACCCGTGAGGCCGAGATCGAGGTCGAGAAGAAGGCGATCGCCGACCAGCGCGACGTCGACCTGAACGAGCGTCAGCAGAAGCTCGAGCAGGATCTGGCCGAGTTGGAGGCCGAGGGTGCCAAGGCCGACGTACGCCGCAAGGTGCGCGATGGGGCCGAGCGCGAGATGCGTCGTATGCGCGATCACGCGCAGCGTGCGCTCGACGACCTCGAGGAGATCTGGGACCGCTTCGTCAAGCTGAGCCCGGGCGAGCTGATCATCGACGAGAAGCTCTACCGCCAGCTCGACGAGCGCTTCGGCGAGTACTTCGCCGGCGCGATGGGCGCCGAGGCGATCAAGAAGCTCCTCGAGACCTTCGACATCGATGCCGAGGCCGACTCGTTGCGCGAGACCATCCGCAGCGGCAAGGGCCAGAAGAAGCTGCGTGCGCTCAAGCGTCTCAAGGTCGTCGCGGCGTTCCAGCAGTCCGGCAACTCGCCGCTCGGCATGGTTCTCGACGCCGTCCCGGTGATCCCGCCGGAGCTGCGTCCGATGGTTCAGCTCGATGGTGGCCGCTTCGCGACCTCCGATCTCAACGATCTGTACCGCCGTGTCATCAACCGCAACAACCGCCTCAAGCGACTGATCGACCTCGGCGCGCCCGAGATCATCGTCAACAACGAGAAGCGGATGCTGCAGGAGTCGGTGGACGCACTGTTCGACAACGGTCGTCGTGGACGTCCGGTCACCGGACCGGGCAACCGCCCGCTGAAGTCGCTGTCCGATCTGCTCAAGGGCAAGCAGGGACGTTTCCGTCAGAACCTGCTCGGCAAGCGCGTCGACTACTCGGGCCGTTCGGTCATCGTCGTCGGCCCGCAGCTCAAGCTGCACCAGTGCGGTCTGCCGAAGCTGATGGCGCTCGAGCTGTTCAAGCCGTTCGTGATGAAGCGTCTCGTCGACCTGAACCAGGCGCAGAACATCAAGTCCGCCAAGCGGATGGTCGAGCGTCAGCGTCCTGCGGTGTGGGATGTCCTCGAAGAGGTCATCGCCGAGCACCCGGTGCTGCTGAACCGTGCTCCGACGCTGCACCGCCTCGGTATCCAGGCCTTCGAGCCGCAGCTGGTGGAGGGCAAGGCCATCCAGCTGCACCCGCTGGTCTGTGAGGCGTTCAACGCCGACTTCGACGGTGACCAGATGGCCGTGCACCTCCCGCTGTCCTCGGAGGCGCAGGCCGAGGCGCGCATCCTGATGCTGTCGTCGAACAACATCCTGTCGCCGGCCTCGGGTCGTCCGCTGGCCATGCCGCGACTGGACATGGTGACCGGCCTGTACTACCTGACCACCCTCACCGATGGTGCGGCAGGCGAGTACAGCGCGGCCAACTCCGACGACGTCGAGCGTGGCGTGTACTCCACCCCGGCCGAGGCCATCATGGCCGTCGACCGTGGTGCACTCACCGTGCAGTCGGCGATCAAGGTGCGGCTGACCGATCAGCGTCCGCCTGCCGAGATCGAGGCCGCGGAGTTCCCCGACGGCTGGAAGTACGGTCAGCCGTGGCAGCTCGAGACCACTCTGGGTCGCGTGCTGTTCAACGAGCTGCTCCCGGTGGAGTACCCGTTCGTCAACGAGCAGATGCCGAAGAAGCGTCAGGCCGTCATCATCAACGACCTCGCCGAGCGCTACCCGATGATCGTGGTCGCGCAGACGGTGGACAAGCTCAAGGACGTCGGCTTCCACTGGGCGACTCGTTCAGGCGTGACGATCTCGATGGCAGACGTTCTGGTGCCGCCGGCCAAGAAGGAGATCCTCGACAAGTACGAGGAGCGGGCCGATGGCCTGGAGCGCAAGTTCCAGCGCGGTGCCCTCACCCCGGAAGAGCGTCGCGACGCTCTCGTGGAGATCTGGAAGCAGGCCACCGAAGAGGTCGGTCAGGCGATGGAGGCCCACTACCCGGACGACAACCCGATCCCGATGATCGTGAAGTCGGGTGCGGCGGGCAACATGACCCAGATCCGCTCGCTCGCGGGCATGAAGGGTCTGGTGACCAACCCGAAGGGTGAGTTCATCCCGCGTCCGATCAAGTCCTCGTTCCGCGAGGGCCTGACCGTGGCCGAGTACTTCATCAACACCCACGGTGCTCGTAAGGGTCTGGCCGACACCGCGCTGCGCACCGCCGACTCGGGTTACCTGACCCGTCGTCTGGTGGACGTCAGCCAGGACGTCATCGTTCGCGAGACCGACTGTGGCACCGAGCGTGGTATCACCACCACCATCGCCGAGAAGCAGGCCGACGGCACGCTGATCCGTGATGCGCACGTGGAGACCTCCACCTACGCCCGGACGCTGGCCCAGGACGCCCTCGACGAGAACGGGGCCGTGATCGTCGAGCGCGGTCACGATCTCGGCGATCCCGCGATCGAGGCCCTGTTGGCTGCGGGCATCACCGAGGTCAAGGTCCGGTCGGTGCTCACCTGTACGACCGGTACCGGTGTGTGTGCGATGTGCTACGGCCGTTCGATGGCCACCGGCAAGCTCGTCGACATCGGCGAAGCGGTCGGCATCATCGCCGCGCAGTCGATCGGTGAGCCGGGTACCCAGCTGACCATGCGTACGTTCCACCAGGGTGGCGTCGGTGAGGACATCACCGGTGGTCTGCCGCGTGTCCAGGAGCTGTTCGAGGCGCGTGTGCCCAAGGGCAAGGCTCCGATCGCCGAGGTCTCCGGCCGGATTCGCCTCGAGGACGACGATCGTTTCTACAAGATCACCATCGTTCCCGACGACGGTTCCGAGGAGGTCGTGTACGACAAGATCTCCAAGCGTCAGCGTCTGCGTGTCTTCAAGCACGACGACGGCAGTGAGCGTCTGCTCGCCGACGGCGATCACGTCGAGGTGGGTCAGCAGCTCATGGAAGGTGCCGCCGATCCGCACGAGGTGCTGCGCGTGATGGGACCGCGTCAGGTGCAGGTGCATCTGGTGAACGAGGTCCAGGAGGTCTACCGGAGCCAGGGTGTGTCGATCCACGACAAGCACATCGAGACCATCGTGCGTCAGATGCTGCGTCGCGTGACGATCATCGATTCCGGTGCCACCGAGTTCCTGCCCGGTTCGCTCACCGAGCGTGCCGAGTTCGAGAACGCGAACCGTCGCGTCGTCACCGAGGGTGGCGAGCCGGCGGCCGGACGTCCGGTGCTGATGGGTATCACCAAGGCATCGCTGGCGACCGAGTCGTGGCTGTCGGCGGCGTCGTTCCAGGAGACCACGCGTGTCCTGACCGATGCGGCCATCAACAGCCGCAGCGACAAGCTGATCGGTCTCAAGGAGAACGTGATCATCGGTAAGCTGATCCCGGCCGGTACCGGCATCAACCGGTACCGCAACATCCAGGTTCAGCCGACCGAGGAAGCGCGTGCCGCGGCCTACGCCGTGCCGTCCTACGACGACACGTACTACAGCCCGGACGGCACCTTCGGTGCCCCCGCCGGTGCTGCAGTGCCGCTGGACGACTACGGGTTCTCCAACGACTACCGCTAG
- a CDS encoding DNA-directed RNA polymerase subunit beta — translation MALDRQSTSTIPGAPKRASFAKISEPLEVPGLLDLQLDSFEWLVGTPEWRAKAIARGDDNPTGGLEDILHELSPIEDFSGSMSLSFTDPHFDEVKASVEECKDKDMTYAAPLFVTAEFINNNTGEIKSQTVFMGDFPIMTDKGSFIINGTERVVVSQLVRSPGVYFDSNIDKTTEKTLHTVKVIPGRGAWLEFDVDKRDTVGVRIDRKRRQPVTVLLKALGWTNEEIAERFGFSEIMMSTLEKDNTANQDEALLEVYRKLRPGEPPTRESAENLLENLFFKEKRYDLARVGRYKVNKKLGLAANPMNGDSVLTREDIVATVEYLVRLHEADPHTTSYMTVPGGVEVPVEVDDIDHFGNRRLRTVGELIQNQIRVGLSRMERVVRERMTTQDVEAITPQTLINIRPVVAAIKEFFGTSQLSQFMDQNNPLSGLTHKRRLSALGPGGLSRERAGLEVRDVHPSHYGRMCPIETPEGPNIGLIGSLSVYARVNPFGFIETPYRKVVDGVVSDDIQYMTADEEDRYLIGQANTAYDLEGRITDERVLVRKKGSEVEFVGIGDVEYLDVSPRQMVSVATAMIPFLEHDDANRALMGANMQRQAVPLVRNESPLVGTGMELRAAVDAGDVVVSTKTGVVEEVSADYITVMADDGSRDTYRMRKFARSNHGTCANQRPIVDEGQRVETGQVLADGPCTENGEMALGKNLLVAIMPWEGHNYEDAIILSQRLVEEDVLTSIHIEEHEIDARDTKLGAEEITRDIPNVSDEVLADLDERGIVRIGAEVRDGDILVGKVTPKGETELTPEERLLRAIFGEKAREVRDTSLKVPHGETGKVIGVRVFSRDDDDDLAPGVNELVRVYVAQKRKIQDGDKLAGRHGNKGVIGKILPAEDMPFLPDGTPVDIILNTHGVPRRMNIGQILETHLGWVAKAGWNINVASGVPDWASKLPEEMYAAEPNTNTATPVFDGAREEELTGLLSSTLPNRDGEVMVNGDGKATLFDGRSGEPFPYPVSVGYMYIIKLHHLVDDKIHARSTGPYSMITQQPLGGKAQFGGQRFGEMECWAMQAYGAAYTLQELLTIKSDDVVGRVKVYEAIVKGENIPEPGIPESFKVLLKELQSLCLNVEVLSSDGAAIEMRDTDDEDLERAAANLGINLSRNESATVDDLAN, via the coding sequence TTGGCACTCGACCGCCAGTCCACCTCAACCATCCCGGGCGCGCCAAAGCGCGCATCCTTTGCAAAGATCAGTGAGCCACTGGAGGTCCCCGGGCTCCTCGACCTCCAGCTCGATTCCTTCGAGTGGCTCGTCGGTACGCCGGAGTGGCGCGCCAAGGCGATCGCCCGTGGCGACGACAACCCCACCGGCGGCCTCGAGGACATCCTTCACGAACTGTCCCCGATCGAGGACTTCTCCGGTTCGATGTCGCTGTCCTTCACCGATCCGCACTTCGACGAGGTCAAGGCCTCGGTCGAGGAGTGCAAGGACAAGGACATGACCTACGCGGCGCCGTTGTTCGTCACCGCGGAGTTCATCAACAACAACACCGGCGAGATCAAGTCGCAGACCGTCTTCATGGGCGACTTCCCGATCATGACCGACAAGGGCAGCTTCATCATCAACGGCACCGAGCGTGTCGTGGTGAGCCAGCTCGTCCGTAGCCCCGGCGTCTACTTCGACTCCAACATCGACAAGACCACCGAGAAGACCCTCCACACCGTGAAGGTCATCCCGGGTCGCGGTGCGTGGCTCGAGTTCGACGTCGACAAGCGCGACACCGTCGGCGTGCGCATCGACCGCAAGCGCCGCCAGCCGGTCACCGTGCTGCTCAAGGCGTTGGGTTGGACGAACGAGGAGATCGCCGAGCGTTTCGGGTTCTCCGAGATCATGATGTCCACCCTGGAGAAGGACAACACCGCCAACCAGGACGAGGCGCTGCTCGAGGTCTACCGCAAGCTGCGTCCGGGCGAGCCCCCGACCCGTGAGTCCGCGGAGAACCTCCTGGAGAACCTGTTCTTCAAGGAGAAGCGCTACGACCTGGCCCGCGTCGGCCGCTACAAGGTCAACAAGAAGCTCGGTCTGGCCGCCAACCCGATGAACGGCGACTCGGTGCTGACCCGCGAGGACATCGTCGCGACCGTCGAGTACCTGGTCCGCCTGCACGAGGCCGACCCGCACACCACCTCTTACATGACCGTCCCCGGCGGCGTGGAGGTCCCGGTGGAGGTCGACGACATCGACCACTTCGGCAATCGTCGTCTGCGCACCGTCGGCGAGCTGATCCAGAACCAGATCCGCGTCGGCCTCTCGCGTATGGAGCGTGTCGTGCGTGAGCGCATGACCACCCAGGACGTCGAGGCGATCACCCCGCAGACCCTGATCAACATCCGTCCCGTCGTGGCGGCGATCAAGGAGTTCTTCGGCACGTCGCAGCTGTCGCAGTTCATGGACCAGAACAACCCGCTGTCGGGCCTGACCCACAAGCGTCGCCTGTCGGCGCTGGGCCCCGGTGGTCTGTCCCGTGAGCGCGCCGGCCTCGAGGTGCGCGACGTGCACCCGTCGCACTACGGCCGCATGTGTCCGATCGAGACCCCTGAGGGCCCGAACATCGGCCTCATCGGTTCGCTGTCGGTGTATGCACGGGTCAACCCGTTCGGCTTCATCGAGACCCCCTACCGCAAGGTGGTCGACGGTGTGGTGTCCGACGACATCCAGTACATGACCGCCGACGAGGAGGACCGCTACCTCATCGGTCAGGCGAACACCGCCTACGACCTCGAGGGCCGGATCACCGACGAGCGCGTCTTGGTCCGCAAGAAGGGCTCCGAGGTCGAGTTCGTGGGCATCGGCGACGTCGAGTACCTCGACGTCTCGCCGCGCCAGATGGTGTCCGTCGCCACCGCGATGATCCCGTTCCTCGAACACGACGACGCCAACCGTGCCCTGATGGGTGCGAACATGCAGCGTCAGGCCGTGCCGCTGGTCCGTAACGAGTCGCCGCTGGTCGGCACCGGTATGGAGCTGCGCGCCGCGGTCGACGCCGGCGACGTGGTCGTGTCCACCAAGACCGGTGTCGTCGAGGAGGTCTCCGCCGACTACATCACCGTGATGGCCGACGACGGCAGCCGCGACACCTACCGCATGCGCAAGTTCGCCCGGTCCAACCACGGCACCTGCGCCAACCAGCGTCCGATCGTGGACGAGGGCCAGCGGGTGGAGACCGGTCAGGTCCTGGCCGACGGCCCGTGCACCGAGAACGGTGAGATGGCCCTCGGTAAGAACCTGCTCGTGGCGATCATGCCGTGGGAGGGTCACAACTACGAGGACGCGATCATCCTGAGCCAGCGGCTCGTGGAGGAGGACGTGCTCACCTCGATCCACATCGAGGAGCACGAGATCGATGCTCGCGACACCAAGCTCGGTGCCGAGGAGATCACCCGGGACATCCCGAACGTCTCCGACGAGGTCCTCGCGGATCTCGACGAGCGCGGCATCGTCCGCATCGGTGCCGAGGTCCGCGACGGCGACATCCTGGTCGGCAAGGTCACCCCGAAGGGCGAGACCGAGCTGACCCCGGAGGAGCGCCTGCTGCGTGCCATCTTCGGTGAGAAGGCCCGCGAGGTCCGCGACACCTCCCTCAAGGTGCCGCACGGTGAGACCGGCAAGGTCATCGGCGTCCGCGTCTTCAGTCGCGACGACGACGACGATCTCGCGCCCGGCGTCAACGAGTTGGTCCGTGTCTACGTGGCCCAGAAGCGCAAGATCCAGGACGGCGACAAGCTCGCAGGCCGCCACGGCAACAAGGGCGTCATCGGGAAGATCCTGCCTGCCGAGGACATGCCGTTCCTGCCGGACGGCACCCCGGTCGACATCATCCTGAACACCCACGGTGTGCCGCGTCGTATGAACATCGGTCAGATCCTGGAGACCCACCTCGGTTGGGTCGCCAAGGCAGGCTGGAACATCAACGTCGCCAGCGGAGTGCCCGACTGGGCATCGAAGCTGCCGGAGGAGATGTACGCGGCGGAGCCGAACACCAACACCGCGACCCCGGTGTTCGACGGCGCCCGCGAGGAGGAGCTGACAGGACTGCTGTCCTCGACGCTGCCGAACCGCGACGGCGAGGTCATGGTGAACGGCGACGGCAAGGCGACCTTGTTCGACGGTCGCTCCGGCGAGCCGTTCCCGTACCCGGTGTCGGTCGGCTACATGTACATCATCAAGCTGCACCACCTGGTCGACGACAAGATCCACGCTCGTTCGACCGGTCCGTACTCGATGATCACGCAGCAGCCGCTCGGTGGTAAGGCGCAGTTCGGTGGTCAGCGCTTCGGTGAGATGGAGTGCTGGGCCATGCAGGCCTACGGCGCCGCCTACACCCTCCAGGAGCTGCTCACCATCAAGTCGGACGACGTGGTCGGTCGCGTGAAGGTGTACGAGGCGATCGTCAAGGGCGAGAACATCCCCGAGCCCGGTATCCCGGAGTCGTTCAAGGTGTTGCTCAAGGAGCTGCAGTCGCTCTGCCTCAACGTCGAGGTGCTCAGCTCGGACGGTGCCGCCATCGAGATGCGCGACACCGACGACGAGGATCTCGAGCGCGCCGCGGCGAACCTGGGCATCAACCTGTCGCGCAACGAATCCGCGACGGTAGACGACCTGGCCAACTGA